A window from Citrus sinensis cultivar Valencia sweet orange chromosome 3, DVS_A1.0, whole genome shotgun sequence encodes these proteins:
- the LOC102626655 gene encoding uncharacterized protein LOC102626655 isoform X1 translates to MAENVDEGNENDFKENDNVSQENENLRRNRPFIEYFKQEAKILREQGKKVDRIKLGKCFKNLSEEEKAKFRMVGSDIAWNKDKEDDFVKGTQKAMETRCAPDRFAKLVAKLSENQKKAVVELGFESLLHIKCGRLKRDLCSWLVQNFDPFTSCIFLHGKSINLSPRDFEYIMGIKDGGVDIDVDLDIDDIDKLKNEYCDDSGYIKLKTLESKLVNQREVNDDFKRSFVLFAIATIIFPKSGLNLAPYYLVFLKDTSAINKKNWATWAFKGLVEGIQKFKAGQHKVVNGCVLFLELFYMDSISFARKFIDKSLSPITTWTNRDVTNLLSFVKKNGGYGSSKVNLREIHPQQNTAQETFDGTSRKNEECIHNCQHQKELSLVRKDIGRMALELDGLKHSMGSWMQQMQQVMETLKENLTQKQVEQQKENNGAAVGITSPSRKQQKNDESSHEILTFAELMKRAKERPDGDDILEKKLLDEENVEEKHDERILTGESDLNEGKRKQIFYNAAIQDNGRNDDCSIEEESSNQLSVFEVKDMRSRKRKPGPYQKSPYNQFPKRRSKQKFFHDSITLLNSFSEEDMKLLQYIFQGELPMDEHIVDGISFFVSRQEMFSLAPNTWIIDTVIDCFVNYLTNKEREKTSLEMRIWYLPTIFSQKIVANMDSKKKSSIEDFVKNHNIRDKYMSELAVCEKIYVPINDGFAHWYLAVLIVKTQTVEIWDSLPSNSSNSHREEIVRAILQGLDEVFLDDFLGKFHSCWDFFSFKILYPDNVPVQPNGTDCGLFVIKFMETQCDLLSIKHYNSTIERYRIALHLVNGDTNKVRDSIRCKAEEFYDSHKNNLPPNKVTNKVNGQKNLKKKK, encoded by the exons ATGGCTGAAAATGTAGATGAGGGTAACGAGAATGATTTCAAGGAGAATGATAATGTGAGccaggaaaatgaaaatttaagaagAAATCGGCCTTTCATTGAGTATTT caagcaagaagcaaaaatattacgggaacaaggaaaaaaagtg gataGAATTAAATTAGGgaaatgtttcaaaaatttgagtgaagaAGAGAAGGCTAAATTTAGAATGGTTGGTAGTGATATAGCATGGAATAAAGACAAAGAAGATGATTTTGTGAAGGGAACTCAAAAGGCCATGGAAACTAGATGTGCTCCAGATCGTTTTGCAAAACTGGTAGCAAAATTGTcagaaaatcaaaaaaaaGCTGTTGTGGAGTTAGGATTTGAAAGTCTTCTGCACATAAAATGTGGTCGACTGAAACGAGATTTATGTTCATGGttggttcaaaattttgatccaTTTACTTCATGTATTTTTTTGCATGGTAAGAGTATCAATCTGTCGCCTCGAGATTTTGAGTACATTATGGGTATAAAAGATGGTGGAGTCGACATTGATGTGGATCTTGATATTGATGATATAGATAAATTGAAGAATGAATATTGTGATGACAGTGGATACATTAAGCTGAAAACTTTAGAGTCAAAATTGGTGAATCAAAGAGAGGTGAATGATGACTTTAAAAGAagctttgttttgtttgctatagctacaattatttttcctaaatCGGGGTTGAATTTAGCCCCGTATTACTTGGTTTTTTTGAAAGACACCAGtgccataaataaaaaaaattgggcaACGTGGGCTTTTAAAGGGCTAGTTGAGGGCATACAAAAGTTCAAGGCAGGACAACATAAAGTTGTTAATGGTTGTGTACTATTTTTGgag CTTTTTTACATGGATTCTATATCATTTGCAcgaaaatttattgataaatctTTGAGTCCAATAACAACTTGGACAAATCGAGATGTAACTAACTTATTGAGTTTTGTTAAGAAAAATGGCGGTTATGGGAGCTCAAAG GTTAATTTGCGAGAAATCCATCCTCAACAAAACACGGCCCAGGAAACATTTGATGGAACAAGTCGGAAGAATGAAGAATGCATACATAATTGTCAACATCAGAAGGAATTATCACTTGTTCGAAAAGATATTGGCCGTATGGCATTGGAGCTTGATGGTTTAAAGCATTCAATGGGTAGCTGGATGCAGCAAATGCAACAAGTAATGGAAACCCTTAAAGAGAACTTAACGCAAAAGCAAGTTGAGCAGCAAAAGGAGAATAATGGCGCTGCTGTTGGAATTACTTCTCCTTCCCGAAAGCAACAAAAGAACGATGAATCAAGCCatgaaattttaacttttgcgGAACTAATGAAGAGAGCCAAAGAAAGGCCAGATGGAGATGATATTCTTGAGAAGAAATTACTGGATGAGGAGAATGTTGAAGAGAAACATGATGAGAGAATTTTGACGGGCGAGTCAGACCTAAATGAGGGAAAGCGTAAGCAAATTTTCTACAATGCAGCTATACAG GATAATGGCCGGAATGATGATTGTTCTATTGAAGAGGAATCATCAAACCAACTTAGTGTATTTGAGGTTAAAGATATGCGCTCCCGAAAGCGAAAGCCTGGTCCATACCAAAAATCCCCTTATAATCAGTTTCCCAAAAGACGaagcaaacaaaaattttttcatgattCAATCACTCtactaaattcattttcagaaGAAGATATGAAGTTGCTGCAATATATATTTCAAGGAGAATTGCCTATGGA TGAGCATATTGTTGATGGAATTAGTTTTTTCGTCTCTCGCCAAGAGATGTTTTCTTTGGCTCCTAATACTTGGATCATTGACACA GTCATAGATTGTTTCGTCAACTACTTGACAAACAAAGAACGTGAAAAAACGAGCCTAGAGATGCGTATTTGGTATTTGCCCACCATATTTTCG CAAAAAATAGTGGCAAACATGGActctaaaaagaaatcaaGCATCGAAGACTTTgtcaaaaatcataatattcgAGATAAGTACATGTCAGAACTTGCAGTATGTGAAAAG ATCTATGTTCCTATAAATGATGGCTTTGCACATTGGTATCTGGCGGTGTTGATTGTTAAAACGCAAACCGTTGAAATTTGGGACTCTTTACCTAGTAATAGTTCGAATTCACATCGAGAGGAAATTGTTAGAGCAATT TTACAGGGACTCGACGAAGTTTTCCTCGATGATTTTTTGGGAAAATTTCATTCATGTTGggatttttttagttttaaaattttatatccaGATAATGTCCCAGTACAACCAAATGGAACTGACTGCGGTTTGTTTGTGATCAAGTTCATGGAGACGCAATGTGATCTATTATCTATAAAACAT TATAACTCAACAATAGAAAGATATCGCATTGCACTCCACCTTGTCAACGGAGATACAAATAAAGTGAGAGATAGTATTAGATGTAAGGCTGAAGAATTTTATGATTCGCACAAGAATAATCTTCCACCGAACAAAGTGACGAacaaagttaatggtcaaaagaatttgaagaagaaaaagtag